A genomic window from Punica granatum isolate Tunisia-2019 chromosome 2, ASM765513v2, whole genome shotgun sequence includes:
- the LOC116193638 gene encoding uncharacterized protein LOC116193638 yields MVELKKQLTGFMETVRETEKILRNGWLMASIAFFTTLAYSLLLLANFLSFRSLVTDLIVKWTPLLVISPSSAEFANLLVGMQNDFRLFVGAGWVFVLAYFLASVLFSTATVIASAIIHTGQSDLSRPRDVALAAARCLKRPLITSFYVSIFGLGYMFLLLAILLPIMLSRAISFITVATCVCAMLFYAYLSVVWTMGMVVSVLEEKSGMEAFGKAWQLVKGGLDLKGFGISLLVTILSYGVGQIWKVAIGSRSSYVLLLVGLVAVNGLWLVRMYGLTGFTVLYYEGKRNHGEETETVLGMDYTKIPSLPLIAGNLP; encoded by the coding sequence ATGGTGGAGCTCAAGAAGCAGCTCACTGGGTTTATGGAGACCGTGAGGGAAACCGAGAAGATCTTGAGGAACGGGTGGCTCATGGCCTCCATTGCTTTCTTCACCACCTTGGCAtactccctcctcctcctcgccAACTTTCTCTCCTTCCGCTCCCTCGTCACCGACCTCATCGTCAAGTGGACCCCCCTCCTCGTCATCAGCCCCTCAAGCGCCGAGTTCGCCAACCTCCTCGTCGGCATGCAGAACGACTTCCGCCTCTTCGTCGGCGCCGGGTGGGTCTTCGTCCTCGCCTACTTCCTGGCCTCGGTCCTCTTCTCCACAGCCACAGTCATCGCCTCCGCCATCATACACACCGGGCAGAGTGACCTGTCCCGTCCCAGGGACGTGGCGCTGGCCGCCGCCCGGTGCTTGAAGCGCCCACTCATCACGTCCTTCTACGTGTCTATCTTCGGCTTGGGATACATGTTCCTCCTCCTGGCAATCCTGCTCCCTATCATGCTGTCCCGAGCAATATCGTTCATCACCGTCGCCACCTGCGTCTGCGCCATGCTGTTCTACGCCTACCTGTCGGTGGTGTGGACGATGGGGATGGTCGTGTCGGTGCTCGAGGAGAAGTCGGGGATGGAGGCGTTCGGGAAGGCCTGGCAGCTGGTCAAGGGTGGGCTGGATCTGAAGGGGTTCGGAATAAGCCTCCTAGTGACGATACTGTCCTATGGGGTGGGACAGATATGGAAGGTGGCCATAGGCAGCCGATCATCGTACGTGTTGCTGCTGGTGGGGTTGGTGGCGGTCAACGGCCTGTGGCTGGTGCGGATGTATGGGCTAACGGGGTTCACAGTGTTGTACTATGAGGGCAAGAGGAACCATGGTGAAGAGACAGAGACGGTGTTGGGCATGGACTACACCAAGATTCCATCCTTGCCCTTGATTGCTGGGAATTTGCCTTAG
- the LOC116194345 gene encoding spliceosome-associated protein 130 A: protein MYLYSLTLQKATGVVCAINGNFAGGKLQEVAVARGKVLELIRPDDSGKIQTLLSVEVFGAIRALGVFRLTGSTKDYLVVGSDSGRIVILEYNKEKNVFDKIHQETFGKSGCRRIVPGQYLAVDPKGRAVMIGACEKQKLVYVLNRDTAARLTISSPLEAHKSHTITYSICGVDCGFDNPIFAAIELDYSEADQDSTGQGASEAQKHLTFYELDLGLNHVSRKWSEAVDNGANMLVTVPGGDEGPSGVLVCAENFVIYKNHGHPDVRAVIPRRTDLPAERGVLIVSAATHRQRSMFFFLLQTEYGDIFKVTLEHNGGEVSELKIKYFDTLPVAASLCVLKTGFLFAASEFGNHALYQFQAIGEEADVEASSATLMETEEGFQPVFFQPRALKNLVRIDQMESLMPVMDMKVENLFEEETPQVFMLCGRGSRSSLRILRPGLAISEMAVSQLPGVPSAVWTVKKNVNDEFDAYIVVSFANATLVLSIGETVEEVSDSGFLDTTPSLAVSLIGDDSLMQVHPSGIRHIREDGRVNEWRTPGKRTIVKVGSNRLQVVIALSGGELIYFEVDLTGQLMEVEKHEMSGDVACLDIAPVPEGRQRSRFLAVGSYDNTIRILSLDPDDCMQVLSVQSVSAAPESLLFLEVQASVGGVDGADHPASLFLNAGLSNGVLFRTVVDMITGQLSDSRSRFLGLRAPKLFSIAVRGRQAMLCLSSRPWLGYIHQGHFLLTPLSYEALEYAASFSSDQCAEGVVAVAGDALRVFTIERLGETFNETAIPLRYTPRKFVLHKRKSLVIIESDQGAFTAEEREAAKKEFFEAAGMGENGNTTTDQMENGDDEDKNDPLSDEQYGYPKAESEKWVSCIRVLDPKTSSTTCLLELQDNEAAFSACTVNFREKEHGTLLAVGTAKGLQFWPRRNLVAGFIHIYRFVEDGKSLELLHKTQVEGVPLALSQFQGRLLAGIGPVLRLYDLGKKRLLRKCENKLFPNTIVSIHTYRDRIYVGDMQESFHYCKYRRDENQLYIFADDSVPRWLTASHHIDFDTMAGGDKFGNIYFVRLPQDVSDEIEEDPTGGKIKWEQGKLNGAPNKVEEIVQFHVGDVVTCLQKASLIPGGGDSVIYGTVMGSLGALLPFTSRDDVDFFSHLEMHLRQEHPPLCGRDHMAFRSAYFPVKDVIDGDLCEQFPTLPMDLQRKIADELDRTPAEILKKLEEVRNKII, encoded by the exons ATGTATCTATACAGCCTCACCCTCCAGAAAGCCACCGGCGTCGTCTGCGCCATTAATGGCAACTTCGCCGGCGGCAAGTTGCAGGAGGTCGCCGTCGCTCGCGGCAAGGTCCTCGAGCTCATCCGTCCCGACGACAGCGGTAAGATCCAAACCCTTCTCTCCGTTGAGGTCTTCGGCGCTATCCGTGCCCTCGGCGTTTTCCGTCTCACCGGCTCCACGAAGGACTACCTCGTCGTAGGCTCTGATTCGGGTCGAATCGTAATTCTCGAGTACAACAAGGAGAAGAACGTCTTCGATAAAATCCACCAAGAGACTTTCGGGAAGTCCGGGTGCCGTAGGATAGTTCCGGGACAGTACCTAGCGGTCGACCCGAAGGGGAGGGCTGTTATGATCGGAGCTTGCGAAAAGCAGAAGCTTGTCTATGTTCTGAATAGGGATACTGCTGCTAGGCTAACAATTTCTTCGCCCTTGGAGGCGCATAAGAGTCACACGATAACTTACTCCATTTGTGGGGTTGACTGCGGGTTCGATAATCCCATTTTTGCGGCCATTGAATTGGACTACTCAGAGGCCGACCAGGACTCAACGGGGCAAGGAGCGAGCGAGGCCCAGAAGCATTTGACTTTCTACGAGCTTGATTTGGGGCTTAATCACGTGTCTAGGAAGTGGTCGGAGGCAGTGGATAATGGTGCCAATATGCTCGTTACTGTTCCTGGGGGAGATGAGGGACCTAGTGGGGTCTTGGTTTGTGCAGAGAATTTCGTGATTTACAAGAATCACGGTCACCCTGATGTTCGGGCAGTGATCCCGAGGCGCACAGACCTGCCTGCAGAGCGTGGGGTTTTGATTGTCTCTGCTGCCACTCATCGACAGAGGTCAATGTTCTTTTTCCTCTTGCAGACAGAGTATGGGGATATATTTAAGGTCACTTTGGAACATAATGGTGGGGAGGTCTCAGAGTTGAAGATAAAGTACTTTGATACTCTCCCTGTGGCTGCCTCTCTATGTGTTTTGAAGACGGGGTTCTTGTTTGCAGCATCAGAGTTTGGGAACCATGCATTGTATCAGTTCCAGGCGATTGGGGAGGAGGCTGATGTAGAGGCTTCGTCCGCTACACTGATGGAAACTGAGGAAGGTTTCCAGCCTGTGTTTTTCCAGCCCAGAGCTTTAAAGAACCTTGTGAGGATTGATCAGATGGAGAGCTTGATGCCAGTAATGGACATGAAAGTGGAAAATTTGTTCGAGGAAGAAACACCTCAGGTATTTATGCTTTGTGGACGAGGTTCTCGTTCTTCCCTGAGGATACTGAGACCAGGCCTGGCTATCAGTGAAATGGCCGTCTCACAACTTCCTGGTGTGCCCAGTGCTGTTTGGACTGTGAAAAAGAATGTGAATGATGAGTTCGATGCATACATTGTTGTGTCATTTGCAAATGCTACTCTAGTGCTTTCGATTGGTGAGACTGTGGAAGAAGTCAGTGACAGTGGCTTTCTTGATACTACACCTTCTTTGGCTGTTTCTCTCATAGGTGACGACTCTTTGATGCAAGTTCATCCTTCTGGTATTAGACATATTAGGGAGGATGGTCGTGTCAATGAGTGGAGGACTCCTGGTAAGAGGACCATAGTAAAGGTCGGTTCAAACAGACTACAAGTAGTTATTGCATTGAGTGGTGGCGAGCTTATCTACTTTGAGGTGGATTTGACTGGTCAGTTAATGGAGGTGGAAAAGCACGAAATGTCTGGGGATGTGGCTTGTTTAGATATCGCCCCTGTGCCCGAAGGAAGGCAGAGATCCCGTTTTCTTGCAGTTGGATCATATGATAATACTATACGTATTCTATCTCTGGACCCAGATGACTGCATGCAGGTTTTGAGTGTGCAGAGTGTTTCTGCAGCTCCAGAATCTCTCCTATTTCTCGAAGTACAGGCATCAGTTGGAGGAGTGGATGGTGCTGATCACCCTGCCAGTCTCTTCCTTAATGCCGGTTTGAGTAATGGTGTTCTGTTCAGAACAGTCGTGGACATGATAACTGGTCAGCTTTCTGACTCCCGTTCCCGGTTCTTAGGATTGAGGGCGCCGAAGCTGTTTTCCATCGCCGTAAGAGGCCGCCAAGCTATGCTCTGTTTGTCTAGTCGACCTTGGCTTGGCTACATCCATCAGGGACATTTCTTGCTCACACCTCTCTCATATGAGGCTCTAGAATATGCTGCTTCCTTTTCATCAGATCAATGTGCGGAAGGTGTTGTTGCCGTAGCTGGGGATGCTTTGAGGGTATTCACCATTGAAAGATTGGGAGAAACCTTCAATGAAACTGCGATACCTCTGAGATACACTCCTAGAAAATTTGTACTCCACAAGCGGAAATCTTTGGTTATAATTGAGAGTGATCAGGGAGCATTTACTGCCGAAGAGCGGGAAGCTGCAAAGAAAGAATTTTTCGAGGCTGCTGGAATGGGTGAAAATGGGAATACCACCACAGATCAGATGGAGAATGGGGATGACGAGGATAAAAATGATCCCTTATCTGATGAGCAATATGGTTATCCAAAGGCAGAGTCAGAGAAGTGGGTTTCTTGCATCAGGGTTCTTGACCCGAAGACTTCAAGCACGACGTGCCTGCTTGAACTTCAGGATAATGAGGCTGCATTCAGCGCATGCACTGTGAATTTTCGGGAGAAGGAGCATGGGACTCTTTTAGCTGTTGGTACAGCCAAGGGTTTGCAGTTCTGGCCAAGACGAAATTTAGTTGCTGGATTCATCCACATTTATCGGTTTGTCGAAGACGGGAAGTCCCTGGAGCTTTTACACAAGACCCAGGTTGAGGGTGTTCCTTTAGCTTTAAGCCAATTCCAAGGAAGACTACTTGCTGGGATAGGGCCTGTATTGAGGTTGTATGATTTGGGGAAGAAGCGATTGCTTCGGAAATGTGAGAATAAGCTGTTTCCTAACACAATTGTCTCGATTCACACTTATCGTGATCGGATTTATGTGGGCGATATGCAAGAG TCTTTTCATTACTGCAAGTATCGTCGAGATGAGAATCAGCTCTACATTTTTGCCGATGATTCCGTTCCGAGGTGGCTTACTGCTTCACACCACATAGACTTTGACACAATGGCGGGTGGGGACAAGTTTGGGAACATCTACTTTGTACGTTTGCCTCAGGATGTCTCAGATGAGATTGAAGAAGACCCAACTGGCGGGAAGATAAAGTGGGAGCAGGGGAAGTTGAATGGTGCCCCCAACAAGGTTGAGGAAATTGTTCAGTTCCATGTGGGTGATGTAGTCACTTGCTTGCAGAAGGCGTCCCTTATTCCTGGTGGTGGAGACTCGGTAATATATGGGACTGTAATGGGGAGCTTGGGGGCTTTGCTTCCATTCACTTCTCGGGATGACGTTGATTTCTTCTCACACTTGGAAATGCATCTGAGGCAGGAACACCCGCCATTGTGTGGGAGAGATCACATGGCATTCAGATCTGCTTATTTTCCAGTCAAG GATGTGATCGACGGGGATCTATGCGAGCAGTTTCCCACATTGCCTATGGACTTGCAGCGGAAGATTGCGGATGAATTGGACAGAACACCAGCAGAGATACTGAAGAAACTCGAAGAAGTCAGAAACAAGATCATATAA
- the LOC116193639 gene encoding antifungal protein ginkbilobin-like protein: MASREKIAIIVALVLFCICFEVAKCFSQRLYLGAPNTTLLSRFCSNEKTGDGSRYPVAVGFMLLEILNTAMKGHNYYTTTHFFGAIVYGHGACNGQLEQLNCNDCLNAAEEALACDSSVGAQVQLQDCRIRYENYPFIE; this comes from the coding sequence ATGGCTTCTCGTGAGAAAATTGCAATCATCGTGGCCCTTGTTCTCTTTTGTATTTGCTTCGAGGTTGCTAAATGCTTTTCCCAACGGCTGTACCTCGGTGCGCCTAATACAACCTTATTGTCGAGGTTCTGCAGTAATGAAAAGACTGGTGATGGTTCACGTTACCCAGTTGCTGTGGGCTTCATGCTTCTAGAAATACTGAACACAGCAATGAAAGGTCACAATTATTACACCACAACTCATTTTTTTGGGGCGATAGTGTACGGACATGGAGCATGTAATGGACAACTTGAACAATTGAATTGCAATGACTGCCTAAATGCTGCCGAAGAAGCATTAGCCTGTGATTCGAGTGTTGGAGCACAAGTTCAGCTTCAAGATTGCAGGATTAGGTATGAGAATTATCCCTTTATAGAGTGA